Proteins encoded in a region of the Streptomyces sp. NBC_01298 genome:
- a CDS encoding AAA family ATPase, translated as MIDRLVLGNFKGFQRAELPLGPLTLLTGLNSSGKSTVLQSLALLRQSYEAGDLHATQPPRDEQGSRRPFDTAGQGFLLNGDLISLGTGEDVLHEDFTGDEPRIALGVDEGLNRYSWTVGYESEQNQLPLLDVDLPYTSEGPDLPSGIEALIPAFLVAPFQYLNANRIAPAEFYPRDHHTAITRGFLGVRGEHTVNFLRHHARDEVPKGPLRHPRADSVFLLDQVAAWMGDLCPGVDIQADAIEGTDAVRLSYGFQGSLGPTRRRRPGNVGFGLTFVLPIVVACLMAGPGSLILLENPEAHLHPQGQTRMAGLAAAAAAHGAQLVVETHSDHVINGVRLAVKQGRLTPEQVVLHYFRGDGTGVDVVSPKVDRDGLLDQWPEGFFDELENTLDQLIG; from the coding sequence GTGATCGACCGGCTCGTGCTGGGCAATTTCAAAGGATTCCAGCGGGCTGAGCTGCCCTTGGGCCCGCTCACGCTCCTCACCGGGCTCAACTCCTCGGGCAAGAGCACGGTGCTCCAGTCCCTCGCTCTGCTGCGCCAGTCGTACGAAGCGGGTGACCTGCACGCGACGCAGCCGCCTCGCGACGAGCAAGGGTCGAGGCGTCCGTTCGACACCGCGGGACAGGGCTTCCTGCTCAACGGTGACCTCATCAGCCTTGGCACTGGTGAGGACGTCCTGCACGAAGACTTCACAGGGGATGAGCCCCGGATCGCTCTCGGTGTCGATGAAGGTCTGAACCGGTACTCCTGGACGGTCGGGTACGAATCCGAGCAGAACCAGTTGCCGCTGCTCGACGTCGACCTGCCGTACACCTCGGAGGGGCCCGACCTGCCGTCCGGCATCGAGGCCTTGATCCCTGCCTTTTTGGTGGCTCCCTTCCAATACCTCAATGCCAACCGCATCGCGCCCGCGGAGTTCTACCCCCGTGACCACCACACGGCCATCACTCGTGGCTTCCTCGGCGTACGGGGCGAGCACACGGTCAACTTCCTGCGGCACCATGCCCGGGACGAGGTTCCCAAGGGCCCGCTCCGCCACCCGCGTGCCGACTCCGTTTTCCTGCTCGACCAGGTCGCGGCTTGGATGGGCGATCTGTGCCCGGGCGTGGACATCCAGGCCGATGCCATCGAGGGCACCGACGCCGTACGCCTCTCGTACGGCTTCCAGGGCTCTCTCGGCCCCACCCGGCGCCGCCGCCCGGGCAACGTGGGCTTCGGCCTGACCTTCGTCCTGCCGATCGTGGTCGCCTGCCTCATGGCCGGGCCCGGCTCCTTGATCCTGCTGGAGAACCCCGAGGCCCATCTGCACCCGCAGGGCCAGACCCGTATGGCCGGCCTGGCGGCGGCCGCCGCCGCGCACGGTGCGCAGCTTGTGGTGGAGACCCACAGCGATCACGTGATCAACGGGGTCCGGCTCGCGGTGAAACAGGGGCGGCTCACCCCGGAGCAGGTCGTGCTGCACTACTTCCGGGGAGACGGCACCGGGGTGGACGTCGTCAGCCCCAAGGTCGACCGGGACGGGCTGCTCGACCAGTGGCCCGAGGGATTCTTCGACGAGCTGGAGAACACGCTCGACCAGCTGATCGGCTGA
- a CDS encoding DUF262 domain-containing protein → MAELEDSGGVRAAAGRGRPVGYQRYLVPDDLAEQDSLFLPLESPIEIGTDGRPTGVELEDLAGAEEVASDGDPDGISAPFRPESIKIETQATTVDLLLSRLREGMIDLAPDFQRRAGIWSDVMQSRLIESLLLRIPISNFHMAQDDEDNWAVVDGIQRLTAIARFVAPDAVDMPPLTLRGLDYLTDFHGKGYADLSGRLKIRLRETQLVVHIIQQGTPEAVKYNVFSRINTGGLALKAQELRHALVQGPVRSFLADLAEDHAFGEATGWSVSNERMADREMVLRFMAFRLSDPAEHVQRDFDQFLVTAMHQINRVDEAGREELAREFRAAMRCAVVVFGAHAFRKWRGGKGRSPINKALFETVAVNLAVLGDQGRDRLVASRDSVLDGFFELMKDLDFDRSISIATGDPKKVRTRFGEIARVFQGVAGQ, encoded by the coding sequence ATGGCGGAGCTGGAGGACTCGGGCGGCGTTCGGGCGGCGGCGGGGCGCGGGCGGCCCGTGGGCTATCAGCGGTACCTGGTGCCGGACGACCTGGCCGAGCAGGATTCCCTGTTCCTGCCCCTGGAGAGTCCGATCGAAATCGGGACGGACGGGCGGCCCACCGGCGTGGAGCTGGAGGACCTGGCCGGCGCGGAGGAAGTCGCGTCGGACGGCGACCCGGACGGGATCTCCGCGCCGTTCCGCCCCGAGAGCATCAAGATCGAGACGCAGGCGACCACCGTCGACCTGCTGCTCTCCCGGCTTCGGGAGGGAATGATCGACCTCGCGCCCGACTTCCAGCGAAGGGCGGGCATCTGGAGCGATGTCATGCAGAGCAGGCTCATCGAGTCCTTGCTGCTGCGCATCCCCATCTCCAACTTCCACATGGCCCAGGACGACGAGGACAACTGGGCGGTGGTCGACGGCATCCAGCGGCTGACGGCGATCGCCCGGTTCGTGGCCCCGGACGCGGTGGACATGCCGCCGCTGACCCTGCGCGGGCTGGACTACCTGACGGACTTCCATGGCAAGGGGTACGCGGACCTGTCCGGCCGTCTGAAGATCCGGCTGCGCGAGACCCAGCTCGTGGTGCACATCATTCAGCAGGGCACCCCGGAAGCCGTGAAGTACAACGTGTTCTCCCGCATCAACACCGGCGGACTGGCGCTGAAGGCGCAGGAATTGCGGCACGCGCTGGTTCAGGGGCCCGTCCGATCCTTCCTGGCGGACCTGGCCGAGGACCATGCGTTCGGCGAGGCCACCGGCTGGAGCGTGTCGAACGAGCGGATGGCGGACCGGGAGATGGTGCTGCGCTTCATGGCGTTCCGCCTCTCGGACCCCGCCGAACACGTGCAGCGGGACTTCGACCAGTTCCTGGTCACCGCCATGCACCAGATCAACCGCGTCGATGAGGCAGGGCGGGAGGAACTGGCGCGGGAGTTCCGGGCCGCCATGCGGTGCGCCGTAGTCGTATTCGGGGCGCACGCCTTTCGTAAGTGGCGGGGAGGGAAGGGGCGCTCTCCCATCAACAAGGCACTCTTCGAGACAGTCGCCGTCAATCTGGCCGTCCTAGGTGATCAAGGCCGGGACCGGCTGGTAGCGTCGCGTGACAGCGTTCTCGACGGCTTCTTCGAGCTGATGAAGGACCTCGACTTCGACCGGTCCATCTCCATCGCGACGGGTGATCCGAAGAAGGTCCGGACGAGGTTCGGCGAGATCGCACGGGTCTTCCAGGGGGTGGCAGGACAGTGA
- a CDS encoding ATP-binding protein yields MTPSPAPQAPVTVRVFTQRFSSTPRGARLARYLAVHQLHAWGVPYGTEPSDAAALLVAELAANAVTHGRVPGRDFELALTLSPDALRIAVSDTRGERRPPEPAGLRPPRPLADTGRGLLLVQAVAARWEVRERLPIGKTVIAELDLPH; encoded by the coding sequence ATGACGCCATCACCCGCCCCGCAAGCGCCGGTCACCGTACGTGTGTTCACCCAGCGGTTCAGCTCCACCCCGCGCGGTGCCCGCCTGGCCCGGTACCTCGCCGTCCATCAGCTCCACGCCTGGGGTGTCCCGTACGGCACCGAACCCTCCGACGCCGCCGCCCTGCTCGTCGCCGAGCTCGCCGCCAACGCCGTCACCCACGGCCGCGTGCCCGGACGGGACTTCGAGCTCGCGCTCACACTCAGCCCGGACGCACTCCGGATCGCGGTCTCCGACACCCGGGGCGAGCGACGCCCTCCGGAACCTGCCGGGCTCCGGCCACCCCGGCCGCTCGCCGACACCGGCCGCGGCCTGCTCCTCGTACAGGCGGTCGCGGCCCGCTGGGAGGTGCGGGAGCGGCTGCCCATCGGCAAGACCGTGATCGCCGAGCTGGACCTGCCGCACTGA
- a CDS encoding helix-turn-helix domain-containing protein: protein MAYENTDDGGTDAEAGGGPAGAEPEASDSLRTFGAVVQALREHAGLSREEFAERVRFSKHTVASIEQGRRMPDEDFVEPAEEALGNTGALRKAAPHLSRQPGLASWFRRWARLELEAVTLYTYECRMVPGLLQPESYARTLFTDQLPPLSDAQVEAQWAARAKRQRLLWDRPNTTFGFLLEEQLFRRGTGGAEVTRVLIDRVLGVAELRNVEVQVMPMVRASHAGLAGPMRLLETPEPRWYAYCEGQEHGQFIADPKVVSILQRRYARMRAQALSLEDSKGLLRQMRGAL from the coding sequence ATGGCCTACGAGAACACGGACGACGGCGGTACGGATGCGGAGGCGGGCGGCGGCCCGGCCGGCGCCGAACCGGAGGCGTCCGACAGTCTGCGCACCTTCGGCGCGGTCGTCCAGGCCCTGCGGGAGCATGCCGGGCTCAGCCGCGAGGAGTTCGCGGAGCGGGTGCGCTTCTCGAAGCACACGGTGGCCTCGATCGAGCAGGGCCGACGCATGCCCGACGAGGACTTCGTGGAGCCGGCGGAGGAGGCCCTGGGAAACACGGGCGCCCTTCGGAAGGCCGCGCCGCACTTGTCGCGGCAGCCGGGTCTGGCGAGCTGGTTCCGGCGGTGGGCCCGCCTGGAGCTGGAGGCGGTGACCCTCTACACCTACGAGTGCCGCATGGTCCCGGGCCTCTTGCAGCCGGAGTCGTACGCGCGCACGCTGTTCACGGACCAGTTGCCACCGCTCAGCGACGCGCAGGTCGAGGCGCAGTGGGCTGCGCGGGCGAAACGGCAGCGGCTGCTGTGGGATCGGCCGAACACGACGTTCGGGTTCCTCCTGGAGGAGCAGCTGTTCCGGCGGGGGACGGGTGGGGCGGAGGTGACGCGGGTGCTCATCGACCGGGTGCTGGGCGTCGCGGAGCTGCGGAACGTGGAGGTGCAGGTGATGCCGATGGTGCGGGCTTCGCATGCGGGGCTTGCGGGGCCGATGCGGCTGCTGGAGACGCCAGAGCCGCGCTGGTACGCGTACTGCGAGGGGCAGGAGCACGGGCAGTTCATTGCCGACCCCAAAGTGGTCAGCATCCTCCAGCGCCGGTATGCCAGGATGCGGGCACAGGCCCTCTCCTTGGAGGACTCCAAGGGCCTGCTGCGGCAGATGCGAGGAGCACTATGA
- a CDS encoding DUF397 domain-containing protein, with protein sequence MSTEALAWFKSSYSSGSGDDCVEVAVGTSAVHVRDSKHQDGPRLALSPAVWADFVRYAPEA encoded by the coding sequence ATGAGCACGGAAGCACTGGCTTGGTTCAAGAGCAGCTACAGCAGCGGTTCCGGTGACGACTGCGTCGAGGTCGCCGTAGGCACTTCGGCGGTCCACGTCCGCGACTCCAAGCACCAGGACGGCCCCCGCCTCGCCCTCTCCCCCGCGGTGTGGGCCGACTTCGTCAGGTACGCGCCCGAAGCCTGA
- a CDS encoding DNA methyltransferase: protein MTYDSLVNHGDYLSAHYLAEVLPKDLKAKDGLLARWAAVEDEERHRHATAVAEAKKQGADPASVPARARTPREGLRALHGPYFAGRAALAEDAEALAQPDAVVPAGWAKRVTELHLDTLRALGYADAHEQSVTVHRSDHAYTVQVVHAEPGLYAVSCGWTTQADAALDPEGAGRLLHPVALEGAGSLVDAKALTDFLFTCDEPPRYVLLLVGGVIVLADRLAWNEGRYLAADLDAALNRRDDRGGGELDTLAALFGADSLRIPAEGGAAPLAGFLDKSGKHAIGVSTELREGLRLSVEWIADEVLARLREPGNGVTPADLDDPARLAKELSREALRYLYRILFLLYAEASPALGILPSDYPEYERGYGLQRLGDLVLRDLVGERSRRGFHLYESLELLFEKVERGHREFGSEPEDLVAQAADREATRVEREAAELLAAGTLTQAEYTERVREADRSRRAAARSADVGLRFEPLRSDLFKKDAVRLIGEDQIENPAHERDGAEAGRRPYLDTRLRNETLHKVLRRLMLTKGKGKERGGFISYAQLGINQLGAVYEGLMSYTGFIADEDLWEVAKGGDPSGGSWMIKASQVKDYSDDVFVQRVNEETGAAERVVHSRGKFVYRLAGRDRQTSASYYTPKSLTEVTVELALRHRLDQEGATTQARELLEWKICEPALGSGAFLNEAIDQVAAEYLRRREHELGRRVDADQRQIELQRIKAYIALHNAYGVDLNATAVELAEVSLWLNSMHPGMRAPWFGLHLRRGNSLIGAGRKIYRSHVLTGGQWLAKKDTLAPVDLPFREGVLPQGAVHHFLLPAIGWGAVAGEPEAKKLAETEAKALGKWRKGIQHAPKGPKSFVEKSDEAPEARAKRYARWEKAAAKTELVRIQGVARRAEFLWSLVATRLELSERKISRRIDVWGADWIDQPSEATDKQKVLDDLTRHGTPYWRLKTVMDAWCALWFWPLDRVGELDGTDRVYATGGALVEESALPTLITGSPATPAEPVTPTGPAPGDQLWQAAGLFDDPNGEQGELGAAEDGAGLETGPKRGTTGRKTQITDQRRPCIPLQNMADWLDFLEAVLGTEDVPEGSLLAGIENMSVDEALDFLTDVEDRLDGTLGMDTPGRLPFRFPWLDTVETIAGTNERDIKADDGHGFFHWELHFAHIFRGESGGFDLQVGNPPWVRPEWVETRVLAERNPWFALTEQPSATKLREKKETLLADTRSLTYYLHELAAVSGVSAMLGSPALYPVLAGTRPDLYRAFMNRVWGNLGEGGMAGLIHPDTHFGGVKDGKLRKAAYLHLRLHAGFVNVGNWAFEASRNTEFGVHIYGARQSAVRFDNLSRLYGVEPLLASLDHHGEGDVPGMRHGGSWDLRPHHARVIEVNDAVLKDWQRLSGDVGSSSQAALLQPTTTAEQGAIAALSAVSDRLGSYEPPISQGYNETNGKKDGFIAWRTSQPDDLSELVLQGPHFGIATPISKQPKIPCRGNHDWTSFDLTQLAADAVPRTNYVRPKTCSLKEYEREQDRWLDRSRLTSDWQPSADEWASRSDVLSEEELALGEEEQRELLRQRLWWFQPYTRFYRLAWRVMIPFNTERSLFAALMPPGPAHVHTVQSMSLGNNRGTALNAGFWASIPFDYLLRITGRSHLQVAEAQKMPYADQAHPLAGALLLRTLRLNCLTEAYAPLWAELYDMTWPGYEDWAVKWPELEPIAAGLNTFWEYRTPLRSEYERRAALVEIDALVAVWLGMSADELMAIHKARYAILADRESQMWFDVNGRQLAQDPYAHGHGQTKQHYEQFLAFDKKERSEPPEGYTAPLYKAEREAEMRAAHAYFSKRLQEAIDAGKWVPPAS from the coding sequence GTGACGTACGACTCGCTGGTCAACCACGGCGACTACCTCTCGGCCCACTACCTCGCCGAGGTCCTCCCCAAGGACCTCAAGGCCAAGGACGGCCTGCTGGCCCGCTGGGCCGCCGTCGAGGACGAGGAACGCCACCGCCACGCCACCGCCGTCGCCGAGGCGAAGAAGCAGGGCGCCGACCCGGCCTCTGTGCCCGCCAGGGCCCGTACCCCCCGCGAGGGCCTGCGTGCCCTGCACGGCCCCTACTTCGCCGGCCGCGCCGCCCTCGCCGAGGACGCCGAAGCCCTCGCCCAGCCGGACGCCGTCGTCCCCGCGGGCTGGGCCAAGCGCGTCACCGAACTGCACCTGGACACCCTGCGCGCCCTCGGATACGCCGACGCCCACGAGCAGTCCGTCACCGTCCACCGGTCCGACCACGCTTACACCGTGCAGGTGGTCCACGCCGAGCCCGGTCTGTACGCCGTCTCCTGCGGCTGGACGACCCAGGCCGACGCCGCCCTCGACCCGGAGGGCGCCGGCCGTCTGCTGCACCCCGTCGCCCTCGAAGGTGCCGGGAGCCTGGTCGACGCCAAGGCCCTGACCGACTTCCTCTTCACGTGCGACGAGCCGCCGCGGTACGTCCTGCTCCTCGTCGGCGGAGTGATCGTCCTCGCCGACCGGCTCGCCTGGAACGAAGGCCGCTACCTCGCCGCCGACCTCGACGCGGCCCTCAACCGGCGTGATGACCGGGGCGGCGGCGAACTGGACACCCTCGCCGCTCTGTTCGGCGCCGACTCGCTCCGCATTCCTGCCGAGGGCGGCGCCGCCCCCCTGGCCGGCTTCCTCGACAAGTCCGGCAAGCACGCCATCGGGGTGTCCACCGAACTCCGCGAGGGCCTGCGCCTGAGCGTCGAGTGGATCGCCGACGAGGTCCTGGCGCGCCTGCGCGAACCGGGGAACGGCGTCACTCCCGCCGACCTGGACGACCCGGCCCGCCTCGCCAAGGAGCTCAGCCGCGAGGCACTGCGCTACCTCTACCGCATCCTCTTCCTGCTCTACGCCGAGGCCAGCCCGGCCCTGGGCATCCTCCCCTCCGACTACCCCGAGTACGAGCGGGGCTACGGGCTCCAGCGCCTCGGCGACCTCGTCCTGCGCGACCTGGTCGGCGAACGCTCCCGCCGCGGCTTCCACCTGTACGAGTCCCTGGAGCTGCTCTTCGAGAAGGTCGAGCGGGGCCACCGCGAGTTCGGCTCCGAACCTGAGGACCTCGTAGCCCAGGCCGCCGACCGCGAGGCCACCCGGGTGGAGCGGGAGGCCGCCGAGCTGCTGGCCGCAGGCACCCTCACCCAGGCCGAGTACACCGAACGCGTCCGCGAGGCCGACCGCAGCCGCCGGGCCGCCGCCCGCAGCGCCGACGTCGGCCTGCGCTTCGAGCCCCTGCGCTCGGACCTGTTCAAGAAGGACGCCGTCCGCCTCATCGGCGAGGACCAGATCGAGAACCCCGCCCACGAGCGGGACGGCGCCGAAGCCGGCCGCCGCCCCTACCTCGACACCCGGCTGCGCAACGAGACGCTGCACAAGGTGCTGCGCCGCCTGATGCTGACCAAGGGCAAGGGGAAGGAGCGCGGCGGCTTCATCTCGTACGCCCAGCTCGGCATCAACCAGCTCGGCGCGGTGTACGAGGGCCTGATGTCGTACACCGGCTTCATCGCCGACGAGGACCTGTGGGAGGTCGCCAAGGGCGGTGATCCCTCCGGCGGCAGCTGGATGATCAAGGCTTCCCAGGTCAAGGACTACTCCGACGACGTCTTCGTCCAGCGTGTGAACGAAGAGACCGGCGCCGCGGAACGCGTGGTCCACTCCCGGGGCAAGTTCGTCTACCGGCTGGCCGGCCGCGACCGCCAGACCTCCGCCTCCTACTACACGCCGAAGTCCCTGACCGAGGTCACAGTCGAACTGGCCCTGCGCCACCGCCTCGACCAGGAGGGCGCGACCACCCAGGCCCGCGAACTCCTGGAGTGGAAGATCTGCGAGCCGGCCCTCGGCTCGGGCGCCTTCCTCAACGAGGCAATCGACCAGGTGGCGGCCGAGTACCTGCGCCGCCGCGAGCACGAGCTCGGCCGCCGGGTCGACGCCGACCAGCGACAGATCGAACTCCAGCGGATCAAGGCGTACATCGCCCTGCACAACGCCTACGGGGTCGACCTCAACGCCACGGCGGTCGAGCTGGCCGAGGTCTCCCTCTGGCTGAACTCCATGCACCCGGGCATGCGCGCCCCCTGGTTCGGCCTCCACCTGCGCCGCGGCAACTCCCTCATCGGAGCCGGCCGCAAGATCTACCGCTCCCACGTCCTGACCGGCGGCCAGTGGCTGGCGAAGAAGGACACCCTGGCACCGGTCGACCTGCCGTTCCGCGAGGGTGTCCTCCCGCAGGGCGCCGTCCACCACTTCCTCCTCCCGGCGATCGGGTGGGGCGCGGTGGCGGGCGAGCCGGAGGCGAAGAAGCTCGCGGAGACCGAGGCCAAGGCGCTGGGCAAGTGGCGCAAGGGGATCCAGCACGCGCCGAAGGGCCCGAAGTCGTTCGTGGAGAAGAGCGACGAGGCCCCGGAGGCACGGGCGAAGCGGTACGCCCGCTGGGAGAAGGCCGCGGCCAAGACGGAGCTCGTACGGATCCAGGGCGTCGCCCGCCGCGCCGAGTTCCTGTGGTCGCTCGTGGCGACGCGCCTGGAACTCTCCGAGCGGAAGATCTCTCGCCGGATCGACGTCTGGGGCGCGGACTGGATCGACCAGCCTTCGGAGGCCACGGACAAGCAGAAGGTCCTGGACGACCTGACCCGGCACGGCACCCCGTACTGGCGGCTGAAGACCGTCATGGACGCCTGGTGCGCGCTGTGGTTCTGGCCGCTGGACCGAGTCGGCGAGCTCGACGGCACGGACCGGGTGTACGCGACCGGTGGCGCCCTGGTCGAGGAGTCGGCCCTGCCGACCCTCATCACGGGCAGTCCGGCCACCCCGGCCGAGCCGGTGACTCCTACGGGCCCGGCGCCCGGGGACCAGCTCTGGCAGGCGGCCGGCCTCTTCGACGACCCGAACGGTGAGCAGGGCGAGCTGGGCGCGGCGGAGGACGGCGCGGGCCTGGAGACCGGCCCGAAGCGCGGTACGACGGGCCGCAAGACTCAGATCACCGACCAGCGGCGGCCGTGCATCCCGCTCCAGAACATGGCGGACTGGCTGGACTTCCTGGAGGCGGTCCTCGGCACGGAGGACGTCCCGGAGGGCTCGCTCCTCGCAGGCATCGAGAACATGTCCGTGGACGAGGCCCTCGACTTCCTCACCGACGTCGAGGATCGTCTGGACGGCACCCTCGGCATGGACACCCCGGGTCGCCTGCCGTTCCGCTTCCCTTGGCTGGACACGGTCGAGACCATCGCGGGCACGAACGAGCGCGACATAAAGGCGGACGACGGCCACGGCTTCTTCCACTGGGAGCTGCACTTTGCGCACATCTTCCGGGGCGAGAGCGGCGGCTTCGACCTCCAGGTGGGCAACCCGCCGTGGGTCCGTCCGGAGTGGGTGGAGACCAGGGTGCTTGCGGAGCGAAACCCCTGGTTCGCACTGACTGAGCAGCCGTCGGCAACGAAGTTGCGCGAGAAGAAGGAAACGCTGCTAGCGGATACCCGCTCACTCACCTACTACCTGCACGAGCTTGCCGCGGTCAGCGGTGTATCGGCAATGCTCGGCTCACCTGCCCTCTACCCGGTGCTGGCGGGAACTCGCCCTGACTTGTACCGGGCCTTCATGAACCGGGTTTGGGGCAACCTGGGCGAGGGAGGCATGGCGGGGCTCATCCACCCCGATACACATTTCGGGGGCGTGAAAGACGGGAAGCTGCGGAAGGCGGCATACCTTCATCTCCGACTGCATGCTGGATTCGTCAACGTTGGAAACTGGGCGTTCGAGGCCAGCCGGAACACTGAGTTCGGGGTGCACATCTACGGTGCGCGGCAAAGCGCAGTCCGCTTCGACAACCTCAGCCGTTTGTACGGGGTAGAGCCGCTCCTTGCGTCCTTGGACCACCACGGTGAAGGTGATGTGCCAGGTATGCGGCACGGAGGATCCTGGGATCTTCGGCCGCATCACGCACGGGTGATCGAGGTCAACGACGCCGTCCTGAAAGATTGGCAGCGGCTCTCTGGAGACGTGGGCTCGTCATCACAGGCCGCACTGTTGCAGCCGACGACCACTGCGGAACAGGGTGCGATCGCAGCCCTCTCAGCCGTCAGCGATCGTCTCGGATCGTACGAGCCGCCAATCAGCCAGGGCTACAACGAGACGAACGGCAAGAAGGACGGCTTCATCGCCTGGCGCACATCTCAGCCGGACGACTTGTCAGAGTTGGTTCTCCAAGGGCCGCACTTCGGCATCGCTACCCCGATCAGCAAGCAGCCTAAGATTCCTTGCCGGGGCAACCACGACTGGACCAGCTTCGACCTCACGCAGCTGGCAGCGGATGCCGTGCCCCGCACGAACTACGTCCGTCCCAAGACGTGCTCTCTCAAGGAATACGAGCGGGAGCAGGATCGCTGGCTGGACCGCTCTCGGCTGACGAGTGACTGGCAGCCGAGCGCCGACGAGTGGGCGAGCCGCAGCGACGTGCTCTCCGAGGAAGAACTGGCATTGGGCGAGGAGGAGCAGCGGGAGCTGCTGCGTCAGCGGCTGTGGTGGTTCCAGCCGTACACGCGGTTCTACCGGTTGGCGTGGCGCGTCATGATTCCTTTCAACACTGAGCGGAGTCTTTTTGCGGCATTGATGCCCCCAGGTCCGGCTCATGTGCACACGGTGCAGTCGATGTCTTTGGGGAACAACAGGGGCACTGCCCTGAATGCGGGTTTCTGGGCTTCGATCCCGTTCGATTACCTTCTGCGCATCACTGGCCGTTCACACCTTCAGGTGGCCGAAGCCCAAAAGATGCCCTATGCCGACCAGGCCCACCCGCTGGCTGGTGCCCTTCTCCTCCGCACCCTCCGTCTCAACTGCCTCACGGAGGCGTACGCCCCGTTGTGGGCAGAGCTGTACGACATGACCTGGCCGGGCTACGAAGACTGGGCCGTGAAGTGGCCCGAGCTGGAGCCGATTGCAGCGGGTCTCAATACGTTCTGGGAGTACCGCACTCCACTCCGCTCCGAGTACGAGCGCCGTGCCGCGCTGGTTGAGATCGACGCGCTGGTTGCCGTGTGGCTCGGCATGAGCGCCGATGAGTTGATGGCGATCCACAAGGCCCGCTACGCGATTCTGGCGGACCGAGAGTCGCAGATGTGGTTCGACGTCAACGGGCGCCAACTCGCGCAGGACCCGTACGCGCACGGTCACGGCCAGACCAAGCAGCACTACGAGCAGTTCCTCGCCTTCGATAAGAAGGAGCGCTCCGAACCGCCCGAGGGCTACACCGCGCCCCTCTACAAGGCTGAGCGGGAGGCGGAGATGCGGGCCGCGCATGCCTACTTCTCGAAGCGGCTTCAAGAGGCGATCGACGCGGGGAAGTGGGTCCCGCCCGCCAGCTGA